GAAATTGAAAGGCTTAGAACAACCAAGGTGCGACCGGAAGCTTTCATTCAAGATCTTCTTGCAGAAGCGGGGACTGTCCAGTTAAATAATGCGGTGGACTTGTTGTCCCTTCTAAGAAGGCCCCAAATTATGTACAGCCATATTGAACAAATGTCTCCTTCGCCTCTGGAGTTAGATGGGGAGATGAAGGAACAGGTAGAGATTCAGATCAAATATTCCGGATATAGTGAGAAACAATTAGCTCAAGTTGAGCGCCTTAAGAAGATGGAAAAGAAATTGATTCCGGATGATATTGTGTATGAAGAAATACATGGTATAGCTACAGAGGCCAAACAAAAGTTAGCCAAAATCAGACCTATCTCCATTGGCCAGGCTTCTCGTATTTCCGGAGTATCACCTGCGGATATTTCCATTCTGCTTGTTTATCTGGAACACTATAATCAAGTAACTGCTGCGCGAAGAGGGTAAAGAATATGGACCAGGTACAACAACAGTTTACAGTACTTCTTAGGAACCAAGGGATCTCCGTTTCGGACCAGCAGCTGCAGCAATTTGAGTATTACTATCAAGAACTTGTGGAATGGAACGAGAAGATGAACCTCACTGCTATTACCGGACGGGAACAAGTGTACGTAAAGCATTTTTACGATTCATTGTCTTTGTCATTTTTCAAAGATATGAATAAGGTGGAGAGGATGGCGGATATCGGATCAGGAGCGGGTTTTCCCGGTATACCTCTGAAAATTATGTTTCCGCATCTTCAACTTACTATCGTTGATTCGTTAAATAAACGTATCTTATTTTTACGCCAGTTAATAGACAAGTTGGGGCTTAAGGAAGTCGAATGTGTTCACAGCAGGGCGGAGGATGCCGGAAGGTTGGAGTCTCACCGTGATAGATATGATCTTGTAACAGCCAGGGCGGTAGCAAGGCTGGCTGTATTAAATGAATTGTGCCTTCCATTTACAAAACCGGGGGGTTTTTTATTTCCATGAAGGGGTCGGAAACAGAGAATGAAATGAAAGAAGCGGCTTACAGTTTAAAAGAACTGAAAGCCGAATTTGTGAAGTTAGATCGGATGGAACTACCTATTGAGCATTCGGTTCGTCATTTTGTCCAAATTAAAAAGGAAGGTCCTACGCCGAAGAAATACCCTCGTAAAGCAGGGACACCTGTGAAAAATCCATTAGTCAAATTGTAGTACTTGTGTTTCACGTGGAACATTCCCGTTTTTTCACAAACAAGGATTTTTTGGCAGGAGATTCTGCTTGTATAGAGAATACTAGTAATAGATTCTTCTAACTGGGGGATGGGATCAACAGGGGGTCTCTGTTTGAAAATTGATTTCTTCATGGTAACGCAAATACTTGGAGAAGAATTGGGTGGTCACTTAATCTATGAAAGAACAACTTTCTAAGTTTTTTGGTTTTACGGATCGTTCATCGTCTACCGACGAGGTTAAGCATATACCTGTAAATAATATTATCCCTAGTCCGTATCAACCAAGAACAGTTTTTGATGATGAACGTATTGATGAGCTTTGTCAGACGATTCGGACCCATGGGGTTATTCAGCCTATTGTTGTACGTGTTAGAAATAATACATTTGAGCTGATTGCCGGAGAACGCAGACTAAGAGCAGTAAAGAAACTGGGAATGGATACTATTCCGGCGATTATTCGCGAATTTAATGATTCCCAGGCAGCTTCTATTGCCTTAATCGAGAATCTTCAACGTGAAGGATTGACGGCTATAGAGGAAGCATCTGCTTACCAGCAGTTAATGGAAATGCATCATCTTACTCAAGAAAGCTTGGCCCAACGATTAGGAAAAAGCCAATCAACTATTGCCAATAAAATCCGTTTGCTCAACTTAAGCGAACCTGTTAAACAGGCTTTGATGGACAGAAGTATTACAGAGAGACATGCGCGTGCACTGCTTTCCTTAGATAAGCCTGAGCAACAGGAAAAATTATTGTCCGAAATCATAGATAAAGAATTGAATGTAAAGCAAACGGAAATGCGAGTTCAATTTATCAAGGAAGCTAACAAAGAGCAGAAGAAAACTAGAAAAAGAGTTTCATATACAAAGGATGTACGGTTGGCATTAAACACGATTCGCCAATCAGTGGAAATGGTGGCGAACTCCGGACTTCATATTGATA
This Paenibacillus larvae subsp. larvae DNA region includes the following protein-coding sequences:
- the noc gene encoding nucleoid occlusion protein is translated as MKEQLSKFFGFTDRSSSTDEVKHIPVNNIIPSPYQPRTVFDDERIDELCQTIRTHGVIQPIVVRVRNNTFELIAGERRLRAVKKLGMDTIPAIIREFNDSQAASIALIENLQREGLTAIEEASAYQQLMEMHHLTQESLAQRLGKSQSTIANKIRLLNLSEPVKQALMDRSITERHARALLSLDKPEQQEKLLSEIIDKELNVKQTEMRVQFIKEANKEQKKTRKRVSYTKDVRLALNTIRQSVEMVANSGLHIDTAEQDFEDHYEIVIKIPKQR